From a single Gimesia fumaroli genomic region:
- a CDS encoding ABC transporter ATP-binding protein: MNTQPPMVEVKNLWVRYGKYEAVKGISFSIPKGEVFGFIGPNGAGKSSTIKVLATLQRDFECDSVKINGISVNKAPHLIREMIGYMPDFFGVYEDLTAREYLHFFAAAYRINKSRRKVIVDDVLQLTDLTEKIDAPVDSLSRGMKQRLALARVLLHDPDLLLLDEPASGLDPRARIEVRELLVALKEMGKTIIISSHILHELSQLCTSIGIIEAGQFVTQGSLDHIYKRLELSRIIHVQIVGELNGVCQKIESMNGVKSVNVQADRLAIQLLEDQLAVEDLHTQIAATGAKIRMFQAEAMDMETVFMKLTEGKTA; this comes from the coding sequence ATGAATACACAGCCCCCCATGGTGGAAGTGAAAAACTTGTGGGTACGATACGGAAAATATGAAGCCGTTAAGGGCATCTCTTTTTCGATTCCTAAAGGGGAAGTTTTCGGCTTCATCGGCCCGAACGGCGCGGGAAAATCCTCAACGATCAAAGTTCTGGCAACATTGCAACGCGACTTTGAATGTGATTCGGTCAAGATTAATGGAATTTCCGTAAATAAGGCGCCGCATCTGATCAGAGAAATGATTGGATACATGCCAGACTTCTTTGGTGTTTATGAAGACCTGACCGCACGAGAATACTTGCATTTTTTTGCAGCCGCGTATCGTATCAATAAAAGTCGACGCAAAGTCATCGTTGACGATGTACTGCAATTGACTGACTTAACCGAGAAAATCGATGCGCCGGTTGACTCTTTATCGCGTGGTATGAAACAGCGGTTGGCGTTGGCACGTGTATTATTACATGACCCGGACCTGTTATTACTGGATGAGCCTGCTAGTGGACTGGACCCCCGTGCCCGGATTGAAGTCCGTGAGTTATTAGTGGCTCTCAAAGAGATGGGAAAGACGATTATCATCTCAAGCCATATTCTGCATGAACTGTCTCAACTCTGTACAAGTATCGGAATCATTGAAGCCGGACAATTTGTTACCCAGGGTTCCTTAGATCATATTTACAAGCGACTGGAACTCAGTCGGATTATTCATGTACAAATTGTTGGCGAACTGAATGGCGTTTGTCAGAAAATTGAGAGCATGAACGGTGTCAAATCGGTAAACGTTCAGGCAGATCGTCTGGCTATCCAGTTGCTGGAAGACCAGCTTGCGGTGGAAGACTTGCACACTCAAATCGCTGCGACTGGTGCAAAAATCCGCATGTTTCAAGCAGAAGCGATGGATATGGAAACTGTGTTTAT